In Nomascus leucogenys isolate Asia chromosome 6, Asia_NLE_v1, whole genome shotgun sequence, one DNA window encodes the following:
- the PSMA4 gene encoding proteasome subunit alpha type-4: MSRRYDSRTTIFSPEGRLYQVEYAMEAIGHAGTCLGILANDGVLLAAERRNIHKLLDEVFFSEKIYKLNEDMACSVAGITSDANVLTNELRLIAQRYLLQYQEPIPCEQLVTALCDIKQAYTQFGGKRPFGVSLLYIGWDKHYGFQLYQSDPSGNYGGWKATCIGNNSAAAVSMLKQDYKEGEMTLKSALALAIKVLNKTMDVSKLSAEKVEIATLTRENGKTVIRVLKQKEVEQLIKKHEEEEAKAEREKKEKEQKEKDK, translated from the exons ATG TCTCGAAGATATGACTCCAGGACCACTATATTTTCTCCAGAAG GTCGCTTATACCAAGTTGAATATGCCATGGAAGCTATTGGACATGCAGGCACCTGTTTGGGAATTTTAGCAAATGATGGTGTTTTGCTTGCAGCAGAGAGACGCAACATCCACAAGCTTCTTGatgaagtctttttttctgaaaaaatttatAAACTCAATGA gGACATGGCTTGCAGTGTGGCAGGCATAACTTCTGATGCTAATGTTCTGACTAATGAACTAAGGCTCATTGCTCAAAG GTATTTATTACAGTATCAGGAGCCAATACCTTGTGAGCAGCTGGTTACAGCACTGTGTGATATCAAACAAGCTTATACACAATTTGGAG gaAAACGTCCCTTTGGTGTTTCATTGCTGTACATTGGCTGGGATAAGCACTAtggctttcagctctatcagagTGACCCTAGTGGAAATTACGGGGGATGGAAGGCCACATGCATTGGAAATAATAGCGCT GCAGCTGTGTCAATGTTGAAACAAGACTACAAAGAAGGAGAAATGACCTTGAAGTCAGCACTTGCTTTAGCTATCAAAGTACTAAATAAGACCATGGATGTTAGTAAACTCTCTGCTGAAAAAG tgGAAATTGCAACACTAACAAGAGAGAATGGAAAGACGGTAATCAGAGTtctcaaacaaaaagaagtgGAGCAGTTGATCAAAAAACACGAGGAAGAAGAAGCCAAAGCTGAGCgcgagaagaaggaaaaagaacagaaagaaaaggataaatag